From a region of the Euzebyales bacterium genome:
- a CDS encoding TIGR03618 family F420-dependent PPOX class oxidoreductase, with protein sequence METIDGPDLHAEVRTLASGRNFAAVATLLPDGQPQNQLTWIDTDGTHLLVNTPASTQKRRNVARDARITIAVWNRDNPFQYAEVRGDVVDTIDGEQAWQHINTVARRHGGDGYGMPRHDRVVLVIRPRRQLLARPPRL encoded by the coding sequence ATGGAGACAATCGACGGTCCTGACCTGCACGCCGAGGTCCGCACGCTGGCGTCCGGCCGGAACTTCGCTGCCGTCGCAACGCTGCTGCCCGACGGCCAACCCCAGAACCAGCTGACGTGGATCGACACCGACGGCACCCACCTGCTGGTCAACACCCCCGCTTCAACACAGAAGCGGCGCAACGTCGCTCGCGACGCGCGCATCACGATCGCGGTGTGGAACCGCGACAACCCGTTCCAATACGCCGAGGTCCGCGGCGACGTCGTCGACACCATCGATGGCGAACAGGCATGGCAGCACATCAACACGGTCGCCCGGCGCCACGGCGGCGACGGCTACGGCATGCCCCGCCACGACCGCGTCGTCCTCGTCATCCGCCCCCGCCGCCAACTTCTCGCGAGACCCCCGCGGTTGTGA
- a CDS encoding NAD(P)(+) transhydrogenase (Re/Si-specific) subunit beta, which produces MLPLLYLACAAAFIIGLKMLSSPRTARSGNILAGLGMLAAVVLTLWYSDIVNWTAIVAAAAAGAAVGVVWARMVAMTAMPQMVAALNGFGGAASALVAAAELTVRDPGLLRFDVQVTALLALVIGAATFSGSFVAFGKLQGLVSGRALVYRGQVVVSVVITLVAATAGLAALTTGRVLPYWVAAGVALVIGVLMVLPIGGADMPVVVSLLNSLSGLAAAGTGFAIQNSALIIGGALVGSAGFILTVQMCDAMNRSLLQVLFGAFTSPAAAVAADTGDRAVKSATREDVAIAVAYADRVLIVPGYGLAVAQAQHDVQKLARELEARGVDVAYAIHPVAGRMPGHMNVLLAEADVAYEKLLDLEEANQRATLTDVVLVLGANDVVNPSARDDPSSSIYGMPIIEVDRAKTVVVVKRSLAPGYAGIDNPLFYADGTMMFFGDAKEALQTITDSLSLV; this is translated from the coding sequence ATGCTGCCACTGCTGTATCTCGCGTGTGCGGCGGCGTTCATCATCGGACTCAAGATGCTGTCGTCGCCTCGGACGGCCCGCAGCGGCAACATCCTCGCGGGGCTGGGCATGCTCGCCGCTGTCGTCCTGACGCTGTGGTACTCCGACATCGTCAACTGGACCGCGATCGTGGCCGCGGCGGCCGCTGGCGCGGCGGTCGGTGTCGTGTGGGCGCGCATGGTCGCCATGACCGCGATGCCCCAGATGGTCGCGGCGCTCAACGGCTTCGGCGGCGCAGCGTCGGCGCTGGTGGCCGCTGCCGAGCTGACGGTCCGGGACCCAGGACTCCTGCGCTTCGACGTGCAGGTGACTGCGCTGCTGGCCCTCGTCATCGGCGCCGCGACCTTCTCGGGAAGCTTCGTCGCGTTCGGCAAGCTTCAGGGCCTGGTCTCCGGACGTGCGCTCGTGTACCGGGGGCAGGTCGTGGTGAGCGTCGTGATCACGCTGGTGGCGGCCACGGCCGGGCTGGCGGCGTTGACGACCGGGCGAGTACTGCCGTACTGGGTGGCGGCCGGGGTCGCCCTGGTGATCGGCGTGCTGATGGTGCTGCCGATCGGCGGGGCCGACATGCCGGTGGTCGTGTCGCTGCTGAACTCGCTGTCCGGTCTGGCCGCCGCCGGCACCGGCTTCGCGATCCAGAACAGCGCGCTGATCATCGGCGGGGCGCTGGTCGGCTCCGCTGGGTTCATCCTCACCGTGCAGATGTGCGACGCGATGAACCGCTCGTTGCTGCAGGTGCTCTTCGGGGCGTTCACCTCGCCGGCCGCCGCGGTTGCGGCCGACACGGGCGATCGGGCCGTGAAGAGCGCCACCCGTGAGGACGTGGCGATTGCGGTGGCCTACGCCGACCGGGTCCTGATCGTGCCCGGCTACGGCCTCGCCGTCGCGCAGGCGCAGCACGACGTCCAGAAGCTCGCCCGCGAACTGGAGGCACGGGGCGTCGACGTCGCGTACGCCATCCATCCGGTGGCGGGACGGATGCCCGGGCACATGAACGTCCTGCTCGCCGAGGCCGACGTCGCCTACGAGAAGCTGCTCGACCTCGAAGAGGCGAACCAGCGCGCCACGCTCACCGACGTCGTGCTCGTCCTGGGGGCCAACGACGTGGTCAACCCATCCGCGCGGGACGATCCGAGCAGCTCGATCTACGGGATGCCGATCATCGAGGTCGATCGCGCGAAGACCGTGGTGGTCGTCAAGCGCAGCCTCGCGCCGGGCTACGCCGGGATCGACAACCCGCTGTTCTACGCGGACGGGACGATGATGTTCTTCGGCGACGCCAAGGAGGCGCTGCAGACCATCACCGACTCGCTGTCGCTGGTCTGA
- a CDS encoding NAD(P) transhydrogenase subunit alpha, whose protein sequence is MAPDLITSLTVFVLATFVGFEVIAKVPPTLHTPLMSGANAISGITLIGAITAAGIEQETLAIVLGTFAVFVATVNVVGGFLVTDRMLQMFRTERRR, encoded by the coding sequence GTGGCACCTGACCTGATCACCAGCCTCACGGTGTTCGTCCTCGCGACGTTCGTGGGCTTCGAAGTCATCGCAAAGGTGCCGCCGACGCTGCACACACCGCTGATGTCGGGTGCGAACGCCATCTCCGGCATCACCCTGATCGGTGCGATCACCGCGGCGGGCATCGAGCAGGAGACTCTCGCCATCGTGCTGGGCACCTTCGCGGTGTTCGTCGCGACGGTCAACGTCGTCGGCGGATTCCTGGTGACCGACCGGATGCTGCAGATGTTCCGCACCGAACGGCGGCGTTGA
- a CDS encoding Re/Si-specific NAD(P)(+) transhydrogenase subunit alpha, with protein sequence MRVGVPRERGPGERRVALTPMAASSLIARDVEVVVEADAGALAGHLDGAYTAVGAEIVSGEREAWDADLVIRIGQPMPSEIERLPQGGAIVGFLAPFSSTDILWRLHERHASALAFEALPRVTAAQAMDALSSQATVAGYAAVLEAASASPKFFPMLTTAAGTVPPAKVLVLGAGVAGLQAIATARRLGAVVSAYDVRPEAAEQIESLGARAVRLEVEVEAAKGYARELAEDQQTRQLELLTPHVADADVVVTTAAVPGRTAPILITHEMVHRMRAGAVIVDTAVVSGGNCEVTYAGERRVHGNGVIICGPTDLPSRVAADASQMYSRNVLALLQRVIVEGELVIDLDDDIVSGACVTHRGEVRHELSRRLLSGSASDASELEG encoded by the coding sequence GTGAGAGTGGGAGTTCCGCGAGAGCGGGGTCCGGGTGAGCGGCGCGTCGCGCTCACGCCGATGGCTGCGTCCTCGCTGATCGCACGCGACGTCGAAGTGGTGGTCGAAGCCGACGCCGGTGCGCTCGCGGGTCACCTCGATGGCGCCTACACGGCGGTCGGCGCCGAGATCGTCTCCGGTGAGCGCGAGGCGTGGGACGCCGACCTGGTCATCCGCATCGGCCAGCCCATGCCGTCGGAGATCGAGCGATTACCGCAGGGCGGCGCGATCGTGGGGTTCCTCGCGCCGTTCTCGTCGACCGACATCCTGTGGCGCCTCCACGAGCGGCACGCATCCGCACTCGCGTTCGAGGCACTCCCACGGGTCACGGCCGCCCAGGCGATGGACGCGTTGTCCTCCCAGGCGACCGTGGCCGGCTACGCCGCCGTGCTCGAGGCCGCCTCCGCGTCGCCGAAGTTCTTCCCGATGCTCACGACCGCGGCCGGGACCGTGCCACCCGCCAAGGTACTGGTGCTGGGCGCAGGCGTCGCCGGGCTGCAGGCGATCGCGACCGCCCGTCGGCTCGGTGCGGTCGTGTCCGCCTACGACGTGCGACCCGAGGCGGCGGAGCAGATCGAGAGCCTCGGCGCGCGCGCTGTCCGCCTGGAGGTCGAGGTTGAGGCCGCGAAGGGTTACGCCCGGGAGTTGGCGGAGGATCAGCAGACCCGCCAGCTCGAGTTGCTCACACCCCACGTCGCCGATGCCGACGTGGTGGTCACGACGGCCGCCGTGCCGGGGCGGACGGCGCCCATCCTGATCACGCACGAGATGGTCCACCGGATGCGGGCGGGGGCGGTGATCGTCGACACCGCCGTCGTGTCGGGAGGCAACTGCGAGGTGACCTACGCCGGCGAACGGCGCGTGCACGGCAACGGGGTGATCATCTGTGGTCCCACCGACCTGCCCAGCCGCGTCGCCGCGGACGCGAGCCAGATGTACTCCCGCAACGTGCTCGCGCTGCTGCAGCGGGTGATCGTGGAAGGCGAGCTCGTGATCGACCTGGACGACGACATCGTCTCGGGCGCGTGCGTCACCCACCGTGGCGAGGTGCGCCACGAGCTGTCGCGACGACTTCTCAGCGGCTCGGCGTCCGACGCGTCGGAACTGGAGGGTTGA
- a CDS encoding VOC family protein produces MQLSAPDYIVLIVADLDRSVRFYADVLGLPLGHRSGPYAQFSTGVTRMSLYEREAMATTLRVDALHPPRPDAPGFELGFKVDDVDAAYAELVAAGADAVTAPHDRPWGQRTAYVADPDGHLIELVSAS; encoded by the coding sequence GTGCAGCTGTCAGCGCCCGACTACATCGTCCTCATCGTGGCCGACCTCGATCGGTCGGTGCGCTTCTACGCCGACGTGCTGGGGCTGCCACTCGGCCACCGGTCAGGACCTTACGCGCAGTTCTCGACCGGGGTGACCCGGATGTCGCTGTACGAGCGTGAGGCGATGGCCACGACGTTGCGTGTCGATGCCCTGCATCCCCCACGCCCGGACGCGCCCGGCTTCGAGTTGGGCTTCAAGGTCGACGATGTCGACGCGGCCTACGCCGAGCTCGTGGCGGCCGGCGCCGACGCCGTCACGGCGCCGCACGACCGGCCCTGGGGCCAGCGCACCGCCTACGTCGCCGACCCCGACGGGCACCTGATCGAGTTGGTCAGCGCGTCGTGA
- a CDS encoding carboxymuconolactone decarboxylase family protein has translation MSDVYTTWTRLRESMGQLGAALPGPVEGLALLQNAAFVDGDLPSKTKELIAVAVSVALPEDRLIPVHVHDAMSTGATEQEIMEAVAVAILMGGATAAVRATGVLDAIDAFRDGGTMARHATMRAAAERAGLGHMFYGQDGDDAGLG, from the coding sequence GTGAGCGACGTATACACGACCTGGACCCGTCTGCGGGAGTCGATGGGCCAGCTCGGCGCCGCCCTCCCCGGACCTGTCGAGGGTCTCGCGTTGCTGCAGAACGCGGCGTTCGTCGACGGTGACCTTCCATCGAAGACCAAGGAGTTGATCGCGGTCGCCGTGTCGGTCGCGCTGCCCGAGGACCGGCTGATCCCCGTGCACGTCCATGACGCGATGTCCACCGGCGCCACCGAGCAGGAGATCATGGAGGCGGTGGCCGTCGCGATCCTGATGGGCGGTGCGACGGCGGCCGTGCGCGCCACCGGGGTGCTCGATGCGATCGACGCGTTCCGTGATGGCGGAACGATGGCACGACACGCCACCATGCGCGCCGCTGCGGAGAGGGCGGGGCTGGGCCACATGTTCTACGGCCAGGACGGCGACGATGCCGGACTGGGCTGA
- a CDS encoding DUF2399 domain-containing protein, with protein MDYRRWHRFVIERRVDGQWRHATGPASGGERVLAVTVPLFAAASSHYGSSRRPAPSCATTDWPGVVIANGLMRRLPVTPWRFCAADYATAVAADLGAVLSGRPVTASWDPALTTRMQASARKVEEEHVLADLLTDLDGA; from the coding sequence CTGGACTACCGGCGCTGGCACCGGTTCGTCATCGAACGCCGCGTCGACGGGCAGTGGCGGCACGCGACCGGCCCGGCGTCGGGCGGCGAGCGCGTGCTGGCGGTGACCGTGCCGCTGTTCGCCGCCGCGTCATCCCACTACGGCAGCTCGCGGCGGCCGGCGCCGAGCTGCGCTACCACCGACTGGCCGGGCGTGGTGATCGCCAACGGCCTGATGCGGCGCCTGCCGGTCACGCCGTGGCGGTTCTGCGCCGCCGACTACGCGACGGCGGTCGCCGCCGATCTGGGTGCGGTGCTGTCGGGGCGGCCTGTCACCGCGTCGTGGGATCCTGCGCTGACCACGCGGATGCAGGCGTCCGCGCGCAAGGTCGAGGAGGAGCACGTACTGGCAGACCTGCTCACCGACCTCGACGGGGCGTAG
- a CDS encoding type II toxin-antitoxin system VapC family toxin produces MTRVLVDTNVFLYARGRAHDYREPCRAVLRAAAAGSIRLEASVEVVQEFAHVLIRRGVDRSSAVAQAQEVNAQCLLHAFDEDVLTRALTLVADYSTLGMRDAVHAATALGADIAQVVSADRIFDGVEGITRVDPLDPGAPWNLTGRSVDV; encoded by the coding sequence GTGACGCGCGTCCTCGTCGACACCAACGTCTTCCTGTACGCCCGCGGCAGAGCCCACGACTACCGGGAGCCGTGCCGAGCGGTCCTACGAGCAGCCGCCGCGGGGTCGATCCGGCTCGAGGCCAGTGTGGAGGTCGTGCAGGAGTTCGCGCATGTCCTCATTCGTCGTGGCGTCGACCGGTCGTCGGCCGTCGCCCAGGCACAGGAGGTCAACGCGCAGTGCCTTCTGCACGCCTTCGATGAGGACGTGCTGACACGGGCGCTGACCCTCGTCGCCGACTACTCGACGCTTGGCATGCGTGACGCAGTCCACGCCGCAACCGCGCTCGGCGCGGACATCGCGCAGGTGGTCAGTGCGGATCGCATCTTCGATGGTGTCGAGGGCATCACGAGAGTCGACCCACTCGATCCTGGCGCGCCGTGGAACCTGACGGGGCGATCAGTCGACGTGTGA
- a CDS encoding AAA family ATPase: MSVASVPVAENHEPWDAGDARIVAAPPEDLRIWNLAGILGPVEVHGARTLSHLVDDDRPEVLLAAALALRAPQHGHVCVEFGTVATTTMIAEDAVVDPDDLAWPEPDAWRNVLADSPLVRVRPEGTPSREELEPEQDRPLVLVGDRLYLDRYWRYERRVAAVLAARAQRVVDADPARVREVLERLTPPSDERPDRQRLAVATALRRHLTVIAGGPGTGKTHTVARLLAAVHELADGDWPQVALAAPTGKAADRLTAALRDAAADPQLAVSSEVRGRLRTVEGSTLHRLLGWRPGSATRFRHDRSHRLPHELVIVDETSMVDLPLMSKLVEALRPDARLVLVGDPDQLASVEAGAVLADIIGPVGDELRMSDEHRRALTAMTGEPLGDASAGGLPPAGASVDAVEDDVVDDVAGGVPGGASDGPTAPPAARRCGDGVSVRPARPGGIDDSVVVLGTVRRFAAGSGIARLAGAIHAGDGDEVLDVLRLEAPDVTWIEATGEATDRRDLTDVRERVVDVGRNVIAAARAGDAARALDALDRVRILTAHRHGAVGVDRWVPLVERWLTRGVDQYDPAGRFPVGRPVMVTRNDPHLRLFNGDVGVVVRSGDAVAVGFRGGDGVRRFAPSRLEDIEIVHAMTIHKSQGSQFGHVVIVLPEATSQILTRELLYTAVTRAQRGVTVIGTADAVRAAVDRRVARASGLRGTLWRDVG, from the coding sequence GTGAGCGTCGCCTCGGTCCCTGTCGCAGAGAATCACGAACCGTGGGACGCCGGTGACGCCCGCATCGTGGCGGCGCCGCCCGAGGACCTGCGCATCTGGAACCTCGCCGGGATCCTCGGACCCGTCGAGGTCCACGGCGCGCGGACCCTCAGCCATCTCGTCGACGACGACCGGCCTGAGGTGCTCCTGGCCGCCGCGCTGGCCCTGCGCGCCCCGCAGCACGGTCATGTCTGTGTCGAGTTCGGCACCGTTGCCACCACCACGATGATCGCCGAGGACGCTGTCGTGGACCCCGACGACCTTGCGTGGCCCGAGCCCGACGCGTGGCGGAACGTGCTCGCCGACAGCCCACTGGTCCGGGTGCGCCCCGAGGGCACGCCGAGCCGTGAGGAGCTCGAGCCCGAGCAGGACAGACCGCTGGTCCTGGTCGGGGACCGCCTTTACCTCGACCGTTACTGGCGCTACGAGCGACGGGTCGCAGCAGTGCTTGCGGCACGGGCACAACGGGTCGTCGACGCCGACCCCGCCCGGGTGCGCGAGGTCCTCGAGCGGCTGACGCCGCCATCGGACGAACGCCCCGACCGGCAGCGCCTCGCCGTGGCGACCGCCCTGCGCCGTCACCTGACCGTCATCGCCGGCGGTCCTGGCACGGGCAAGACCCACACGGTCGCGCGTCTGCTCGCCGCGGTCCACGAGCTCGCCGACGGTGACTGGCCGCAGGTCGCACTCGCGGCGCCGACCGGGAAGGCGGCCGACCGCCTGACCGCGGCGCTCCGCGACGCGGCGGCAGACCCGCAGCTCGCGGTCAGCTCCGAGGTGCGGGGGCGGTTGCGGACCGTGGAGGGTTCGACGCTGCATCGTCTGCTGGGCTGGCGGCCGGGGAGTGCGACGCGGTTCCGTCATGATCGCAGCCACCGGCTGCCCCATGAGCTGGTGATCGTCGACGAGACGTCGATGGTCGATCTGCCGCTGATGTCCAAGCTCGTCGAGGCGCTGCGCCCCGACGCCCGGCTCGTGCTCGTCGGTGACCCCGACCAGCTCGCGTCGGTCGAGGCCGGGGCGGTGCTGGCCGACATCATCGGTCCGGTCGGCGACGAGCTGCGCATGTCCGACGAGCACCGCAGGGCGCTCACGGCGATGACCGGCGAGCCGCTCGGCGATGCTTCTGCCGGCGGGCTGCCGCCGGCCGGGGCGTCGGTCGATGCGGTGGAGGACGACGTGGTTGACGACGTGGCGGGTGGTGTACCGGGTGGTGCATCGGATGGGCCAACGGCGCCGCCCGCGGCGCGGCGGTGCGGTGACGGCGTCAGTGTCCGCCCCGCCCGCCCCGGCGGCATCGACGATTCCGTCGTCGTGCTCGGCACCGTCCGCCGGTTCGCCGCCGGCTCCGGAATAGCCCGATTGGCGGGTGCCATCCACGCGGGCGACGGCGACGAGGTCCTCGACGTGCTGCGGTTGGAGGCACCCGACGTGACCTGGATCGAGGCGACCGGTGAGGCCACCGACCGCCGTGATCTGACTGACGTCCGTGAACGCGTCGTTGACGTGGGTCGCAACGTCATCGCGGCGGCGCGCGCAGGCGATGCCGCCAGGGCGCTCGACGCCCTCGATCGGGTCCGGATCCTGACCGCGCACCGCCACGGCGCCGTCGGCGTCGACCGCTGGGTGCCGCTCGTCGAGCGCTGGCTGACCCGCGGGGTCGACCAGTACGACCCGGCAGGACGGTTCCCCGTCGGCCGTCCCGTGATGGTGACCCGCAACGACCCGCACCTGCGGCTGTTCAACGGCGATGTGGGTGTCGTCGTGCGATCGGGCGACGCGGTCGCGGTGGGCTTCCGCGGCGGCGACGGCGTCCGCCGGTTCGCGCCCAGCCGGCTCGAGGACATCGAGATCGTCCACGCCATGACCATCCACAAGAGCCAAGGCTCACAGTTCGGCCATGTCGTGATCGTGCTGCCCGAGGCGACCTCGCAGATCCTGACCCGCGAACTGCTCTACACCGCCGTCACGCGGGCGCAGCGGGGCGTGACGGTGATCGGCACCGCGGACGCGGTGAGAGCCGCGGTCGACCGCCGCGTGGCGCGGGCGTCGGGGTTGCGTGGGACGCTGTGGCGGGACGTGGGCTAG
- a CDS encoding UvrD-helicase domain-containing protein, producing MSAPVLDDPAPFDLAGPLPSGTVVLEASAGTGKTYTIAGLATRWVAETDARLPSLLIVTFTRAATAELRDRVRARLVEAADHLEAVLAGTATDTVDPVLVGLADGDDARVRLRHTRLARALIDVDAATIATIHGFCQHVLDGFGIASDLDRDAELVDDLYDLVEEVVDDLLVSTYVEQTDHPRIQRTALVELGRAVVGNPGTRLAPRAPNDPEAGFRLHLATEIRAEVTRRARQRRLLSYDGLLTQLDRTLRDHDLGPAAREALRRRYHVALIDEFQDTDPVQWSIVSQAFVDADGDGSNGRALVLIGDPKQAIYAFRGADVHAYLQASRQAHRRHTLGTSWRADAGLLDACAGLFAGATFGHEQIPFRPVGCAPGHDAPRLAGAPDPTPLRLRLVPRHPSLPVWSRNKPSASDVRELIAADVAADIVGLLDAAPQLVDRDRHGVETSRSPLRPRDVAVLVRTHSEAGLVQRALGAVDVPSVVGGAGSVFATPAATDWRRLLDALERPASANRVRTLALTNWIGWTADDLAHAEEAALDDLHEAVHRWARLLADHGVAVTVRTVELERGVAQRLLATDTGERLLADLDHIGELAHAAAAAEHLGPPGIAAWLRDRIAEASDESSDDRLRRLETDRDAVQISTIHGAKGLEFPVVYCPFLWSSSIRPGDTPVFHDEHGGRHLDVGGDHPDHASHKAAAERELQGEELRLMYVALTRAKHQVVLWYAPAGMPEWSGLGRLLLCRNGDGPITDMEAPIPDDDQATAAATRLAARADGTIAVETVPEHPSKAAWRTDRRADVNLDRARFTRSLDDGWRRTSYTALTRLDDPAPRVGSEPEESVKDDETAGPEPIDTADADPSGLRDVALPLADMPGGTHVGTFVHRVLEHTDFAAADLSSELAGVIDAELHRTRLDLDRDALAAGLHAAVRTPLGPAFGDLALRDVTWGDRRDEVGFELPLDGLAGDDRDTGAPAATIGDVLRLLRDHLPGDDPLVGYPDTVQDVLLPRSLRGYLNGAIDLVLRRDVDGAPVFHVVDYKTNWLGTVGVPLTAWDYRPAALVGAMAHGHYPIQALLYAVAVHRMLRWRLPGYDPCTHLGAIGYLFLRGMVGPDAPAPGGIPCGVFAWTPPAALVVAASDLLHGVAL from the coding sequence GTGAGCGCGCCCGTCCTCGACGATCCCGCGCCGTTCGACCTCGCCGGCCCGCTGCCGTCCGGGACGGTCGTGCTCGAAGCGAGTGCCGGCACCGGCAAGACCTACACCATCGCCGGGCTGGCCACCCGCTGGGTCGCCGAGACCGACGCGCGGCTGCCCAGCCTGCTGATCGTCACCTTCACGCGCGCGGCGACAGCGGAGCTGCGTGACCGCGTCCGCGCGCGCCTCGTCGAAGCGGCCGACCACCTCGAGGCCGTGCTCGCCGGTACGGCGACCGACACCGTCGACCCGGTGCTCGTTGGCCTCGCCGACGGCGACGACGCGCGGGTGCGGCTGCGGCACACGCGCCTGGCCCGCGCGCTCATCGACGTCGACGCCGCGACCATCGCGACCATCCACGGCTTCTGCCAGCACGTGCTCGACGGGTTCGGGATCGCCAGCGACCTCGACCGCGACGCCGAGCTGGTCGACGACCTGTACGACCTTGTCGAGGAGGTCGTCGACGACCTGCTCGTGTCCACCTACGTCGAACAGACCGACCACCCGCGCATCCAGCGCACCGCGCTCGTCGAGCTCGGGCGCGCCGTCGTCGGCAACCCGGGCACCCGCCTGGCGCCCCGCGCGCCCAACGACCCGGAGGCCGGATTCCGGCTGCACCTGGCCACCGAGATCCGCGCCGAGGTCACCCGACGCGCCCGGCAGCGGCGCCTGCTGTCCTACGACGGCCTGCTGACGCAGCTCGACCGCACGCTGCGCGACCACGACCTCGGGCCGGCGGCGCGTGAGGCGCTGCGGCGGCGTTACCACGTCGCGCTGATCGACGAGTTCCAGGACACCGACCCGGTGCAGTGGAGCATCGTGTCACAGGCGTTCGTCGACGCTGACGGTGACGGCAGCAACGGACGGGCGCTGGTGCTCATCGGCGACCCCAAGCAGGCGATCTACGCCTTCCGGGGCGCCGACGTCCACGCCTACCTGCAGGCCTCCCGGCAGGCGCACCGCCGCCATACGCTGGGTACCAGCTGGCGCGCCGACGCCGGGCTGCTCGACGCGTGCGCCGGGCTGTTCGCCGGCGCCACGTTCGGCCACGAGCAGATCCCATTCCGCCCCGTCGGGTGCGCGCCCGGCCACGACGCCCCGCGCCTGGCCGGCGCCCCCGATCCGACGCCGTTGCGGCTGCGGCTGGTGCCACGCCACCCGTCCCTGCCGGTCTGGTCGCGCAACAAGCCGAGCGCGTCGGACGTCCGTGAGCTGATCGCGGCCGACGTCGCCGCCGACATCGTCGGCCTGCTCGACGCCGCACCGCAGCTGGTCGACCGCGACCGGCACGGCGTAGAGACGTCACGCAGCCCGTTGCGTCCCAGAGACGTCGCCGTGCTCGTACGGACCCACAGCGAGGCCGGGCTCGTGCAGCGTGCGCTGGGTGCCGTGGACGTGCCGTCCGTCGTCGGCGGCGCCGGCAGCGTGTTCGCCACGCCCGCCGCGACCGACTGGCGTCGCCTGCTCGACGCGCTCGAACGACCCGCGTCGGCCAACCGCGTGCGCACGCTCGCGCTGACGAACTGGATCGGTTGGACGGCCGACGACCTGGCCCACGCCGAAGAGGCGGCGCTCGACGACCTGCACGAGGCGGTCCACCGCTGGGCGCGGCTGCTCGCCGATCACGGCGTCGCCGTGACGGTCCGCACCGTCGAGCTGGAGCGGGGCGTTGCGCAGCGACTGCTCGCGACCGACACGGGTGAGCGGCTGCTGGCCGATCTCGATCACATCGGCGAGCTCGCCCACGCAGCCGCGGCCGCGGAGCACCTCGGCCCGCCGGGAATCGCCGCGTGGCTGCGCGACCGGATCGCCGAGGCGTCCGACGAGTCGAGCGACGACCGGTTGCGGCGGCTGGAGACCGACCGCGATGCCGTGCAGATCTCGACCATCCACGGCGCGAAGGGGCTGGAGTTTCCGGTCGTGTACTGCCCGTTCCTATGGTCGTCGAGCATCCGCCCCGGCGACACCCCGGTGTTCCACGACGAGCACGGCGGGCGTCATCTCGACGTCGGCGGCGACCACCCCGATCACGCGTCGCACAAGGCGGCCGCCGAACGCGAGCTGCAGGGCGAGGAGCTGCGTCTGATGTACGTCGCGCTGACCCGGGCCAAGCACCAGGTGGTCCTCTGGTACGCCCCCGCAGGCATGCCGGAGTGGTCCGGGCTCGGCCGGCTGCTGCTGTGCCGCAACGGGGACGGCCCCATCACCGACATGGAGGCGCCGATCCCTGACGACGACCAGGCAACCGCAGCTGCAACCCGGCTCGCCGCACGCGCCGACGGGACCATCGCCGTCGAGACGGTGCCCGAGCATCCGTCGAAGGCCGCGTGGCGCACCGACCGCCGCGCCGACGTCAACCTCGACCGCGCGCGGTTCACCCGCAGCCTGGACGATGGGTGGCGCCGCACGTCCTACACCGCGCTCACCCGCCTCGACGACCCCGCCCCACGTGTCGGATCGGAGCCCGAGGAAAGCGTCAAGGACGACGAGACCGCCGGACCCGAGCCGATCGACACGGCCGACGCTGATCCATCCGGATTGCGTGACGTCGCGCTGCCGCTCGCGGACATGCCCGGCGGCACCCATGTCGGCACGTTCGTCCACCGCGTGCTCGAACACACCGATTTCGCCGCCGCCGATCTGTCGTCCGAGCTGGCCGGCGTCATCGATGCCGAGCTGCACCGCACGCGTCTCGACCTCGACCGCGACGCGCTGGCGGCCGGGCTGCACGCCGCGGTGCGGACCCCGCTCGGACCTGCGTTCGGCGACCTGGCGCTGCGGGACGTGACATGGGGCGACCGGCGGGATGAGGTCGGCTTCGAGCTACCGCTCGACGGGCTCGCCGGGGACGACCGCGACACCGGCGCCCCTGCCGCCACGATCGGTGACGTGCTGCGCCTGCTGCGCGACCACCTGCCCGGCGACGATCCACTGGTCGGCTACCCCGACACCGTGCAGGACGTCCTGCTGCCGCGGAGCCTGCGCGGCTACCTCAACGGCGCGATCGACCTGGTGCTCCGGCGTGACGTGGACGGCGCGCCGGTGTTCCACGTCGTGGATTACAAGACCAACTGGCTCGGCACCGTCGGTGTGCCGCTGACCGCGTGGGATTACCGGCCCGCGGCGCTCGTCGGGGCGATGGCGCACGGGCACTACCCGATCCAGGCGCTGCTGTATGCGGTGGCGGTGCACCGCATGCTGCGCTGGCGGCTGCCCGGCTACGACCCCTGCACACACCTTGGGGCCATCGGCTACCTGTTCCTGCGGGGCATGGTCGGTCCGGACGCGCCAGCCCCCGGCGGTATCCCGTGCGGGGTGTTCGCGTGGACGCCCCCGGCGGCACTGGTGGTTGCCGCCAGCGACCTGCTGCACGGAGTGGCGCTGTGA